The Octopus bimaculoides isolate UCB-OBI-ISO-001 chromosome 1, ASM119413v2, whole genome shotgun sequence genome contains the following window.
NNNNNNNNNNNNNNNNNNNNNNNNNNNNNNNNNNNNNNNNNNNNNNNNNNNNNNNNNNNNNNNNNNNNNNNNNNNNNNNNNNNNNNNNNNNNNNNNNNNNNNNNNNNNNNNNNNNNNNNNNNNNNNNNNNNNNNNNNNNNNNNNNNNNNNNNNNNNNGTGTGTCTCTTTTTGTATCCtcgtcatcgcttgacaattgatgttggtgtgtttacgtccccgtaactccgtaacttagcttttcggcaaaagtgatcgatagaataattactaggcttacaaagaataaatcctggggtcgatttgttcgactgaaggcggtactccagcatagccgcagttaaataactgaaacaaataaaagataaatatatatacatatatattcttcttcttcttcttcttcttcttcttcttcttcttcttcttcttcttcttcttcttcttcttcttcttcttcttcttcttcttcttcttcttcttcttcttcttcttcatcatcgtcacctTCTTCTGACATACTgtattgaaatcaatatgtaaGTCATTATATCCTGCACCTATGTTATAGAATCCAGGCAATGATGTTAAATAAGATAACATTCGAAAAGATACTAACTACGTTCTGACTCTATCAAGCTATGTATGTAATGGCCGAATAAACGTGTAAGGGAATAAACGAAATAGAAGGAATTTGAAAGATTGGTGCGAAAGTCGAGTGAAGTAATGAAGTGGTATATAAATGATACGAGGGGGCTGATGAAAACttgctggctttgggtaaaagaaaatacaggaggtccagttgattatattttattcagcatatccTCTCTCAGACtgacacacttattgcagtagtcattcagtttttctaagccctgtaaaagaactcggaactttgggcttccaaccaggtttttcgcgacatccttaaagccaggaacttttcagcgccccctCCTCGTACGATTATCATCAACGACTGAAAGACGAATTAATACATTTACAAATAGTTTAAGATGACATGGAGTATATCAAAGCTTGCCGAATTAAtgctgatttaaaattttggcacaaggccagcaatttagggtcgagggtaagtcgattacatcgaccctagtgctcaactggtacgtatttatcAACGCCAagaggataaaaaaaacaaagtcgatttcggcggaatatgaactcagaacgtgaagacggtgaagtgcagttaagcatttttcctggcgtgcAAACGAATCTGACAGATGGCCTCCCTTTGGTGAAGTAATATTCGGCATGAGTGAAAGGCAAAACCTAGATTGGTTCAGTGCTGGGCTCTCAGAGCTGGAACTAGTTATCGAAGCAAAGCGCGCAGCTCTGATGCAATACAAGAGTGATCCTTCTACAAATCACTCGAAGAACTCAGAAAGGCAACAAATAAAACCCAATTTACGTTGTGCAAATAGGTATTGACAGGAAATCTTTCAGAGTATCCAGTCAACTGCTGACAGTGGCGACACCCGTGGGATGTATGCTGGTTTGAAGAAGGCCCTCTGTCCATCCGAAACCAAGCCAGCCCCTCTGAAATCAACTACTGGAGATCTCATCAAAGACCAATGCAAGCAAATTGATAAATGGGTGGAGTACTACCAGGATCTCTACTCACGGGAGACCACGGTCGCTGAGGCTGCAATCGAGGGTGTCAGGATCTTGCCAGCCATGTGAAAACTTGACAGTCTGCCGTCTATAGCAGAGCTCACCAAGGCTATTGACTCCCTAGCCAGTGGCAAGGCTCCGGGAAAAGACTGCATCCCCTCAGAGATCATCAAACCCAGCAAAAACACTGATCTGCTTCAGCACCTTCATGAGCTTCTGTTTCAGTGCTGGGAAGAGGTTACAGTCCCTCAGGATATGCTGGATGCTAACATCATTAGGCTTTACAAAAACAAAGGTGAGCGTGGCGATTGTAACAATTACCGAGGAATAACTCTTCTCAGCACAGTTGGAAAGATCTTTGCTCGTGTTGTCCTGTCCAGGCTACAATTGCTTGCTTCTCGAATTTATCCAGAATCGCAGTGTGGCTTTAGAAGAAGCAGATCAGCTATTGACATGCTATTCTCCATACGCCAACTTCAGGAGAAGTTCAGAGAGCAGAAAATGCCATTATATATGGCCTTCATTAATCTGACAAAGGCCTTTGACTTGGTAAGTAGAAGTCCTGCAAAGGCCCATCAACTGCTTTGAACAAGCATGCAGCAACTTTGACTTAGTTATCAGCCTCAAGAAGACCAGCATCATGGGTCAGGCTACATTGGACATCCCAAACATACATATTAGAGACCACAGACTACAGGTGGAGAAGTTTACCTATCTTGGCTCTACCGTCACCTACATCCTATCCTTTGATGCCGAGCTCAATATACCCATTGGCTAGGCAGTTGCTGTGATGGCCCAACTCTCCAAACGGGCATGGGACAATAATAAGCTGACCAAGACCACAAAAATGAAGATTTACCAGGCATGTGTACTTAACACTCTACTGTATGGCAGTGAGACCTGGACGACATACACACGCCAAGAGCGTCGCCTAAATATCTTTCACCTGTGCTGCCTCCAGAAAATCCTTGCATCAAATGGCAGAATCGTGTTCCCAACAAAGATATCCTCAAGCAAGCAGGAATGCCAAGCATGTTTGCACTCCTCACAAGACATGTTAGTCGTATGGAAGATGGCAGAATCCCCAAGGACATACTCTACGGAGAGTTTCCTAGGGCACTAGGTCTGTGAGAAGACCGTTCTTACGTTTGCAAAAGGGACATGAAGGCCTGCGACATCAATATTAGCAACTGGGAAGCAGCTGCCAGCAATCGTGGAGATTGGTGTCGCACCATAGAAGAGGGAATACAAAGGAGTGACAGAGGGTAAGAGtagaaatggaaagacaagaaaagatgTCAACAAGGAATTATGACATTACAACCAGCCAGGCAAAGTCTTCGCTACATTTGCGGCTCCCGTCAGAGGGAGTGTTTGTCCTGGATAAGACTACACAGCCACAGCAGGAGATGTattaggacatgaaatgtaaaaaccggaCTAGATTATTtcatgcgcaactccattgtctcctgaGACATAAAAGATGCCAGCAATTCCGTATTATAGGTGTGAAGATGGGACAAATGCCATACTGAAATATACTATGGAATTTATCTtctatatttcacttgtttcaattataGAACTACAACCACGCTGTTTCACTGTCTTGaaatgtttagttgaacaaatccatCCCAGgaatctttctgatttggcgggcaccattttttatttgttttatttagtgtgttttctaccgaaacactttaaaacttcgtatacttgtatattttgtctaatagaacagagaaaaagttttatattcaaagttatttcatgttaaaagttgtcgtatttcggtaatttcaaccaatcactgacgtctattgaggtggaAACAATTTCTGCTATGGAGTGTCAACaaaacgttgtgcggtgtaatgggatcttttcccttgaataaaagtagtgccgttgtttgtcaacaacaactatcggtggtactattatttatgacat
Protein-coding sequences here:
- the LOC106880677 gene encoding uncharacterized protein LOC106880677, producing MYAGLKKALCPSETKPAPLKSTTGDLIKDQCKQIDKWVEYYQDLYSRETTVAEAAIEGCWEEVTVPQDMLDANIIRLYKNKGERGDCNNYRGITLLSTVGKIFARVVLSRLQLLASRIYPESQCGFRRSRSAIDMLFSIRQLQEKFREQKMPLYMAFINLTKAFDLNYNHAVSLS